The following are encoded in a window of Persicobacter psychrovividus genomic DNA:
- a CDS encoding aminopeptidase C — MKRFLKNALATVALGSAVSISAHAQDIATNKKDGGYQFTTIKNLEGGSVKNQMRTGTCWSFSAMSFMNSEVKRITGKEVNLSEMWIVRNAYFMKAERYVRMHGKANFGEGGALQDIPSIMDKVGIVPESVYEGIIPGQTVRNHGEIEAVIKGILDAVIKNPSHKISPAWKDAVNGVLDAYFGKMPAKFTYEGKEYTPKSYYASLKLNAKDYVSFSSYTHHPFYEPFILQVEDNWEEASMYNLPMDEMTELAETAIENGYSIGWAADVSEKGFSYRDGLAIVPAEGISIKKSGNDNKNFSDAGAKKSSSAFDTPQPEMKITQEMRQEAYDNYETTDDHGMHLTGLVKDQNGKKYFLVKNSWGNANDVDGYFFASEPYFKYKTMDIMMNKNAVPKKLKKKLGIK; from the coding sequence ATGAAAAGATTTTTGAAAAATGCTTTAGCTACTGTAGCCTTGGGCTCAGCAGTTTCGATCAGTGCACATGCACAGGATATTGCAACCAATAAAAAAGATGGTGGATACCAGTTCACAACCATCAAAAACCTTGAGGGCGGTTCCGTGAAGAACCAGATGCGTACAGGTACTTGTTGGTCTTTTTCGGCGATGTCTTTCATGAATAGCGAAGTGAAGCGCATTACAGGTAAAGAGGTTAACCTTTCAGAAATGTGGATCGTGCGTAACGCCTATTTCATGAAAGCGGAACGTTATGTACGTATGCACGGAAAAGCGAACTTCGGTGAGGGTGGTGCTTTGCAGGATATTCCATCAATTATGGATAAAGTGGGCATCGTTCCAGAATCTGTTTATGAGGGAATCATCCCTGGACAGACGGTTCGTAACCACGGTGAAATTGAAGCGGTGATCAAGGGCATTCTCGATGCGGTCATCAAAAATCCAAGTCACAAAATTTCTCCAGCATGGAAAGATGCTGTGAATGGGGTATTGGATGCATACTTCGGTAAAATGCCAGCAAAATTCACTTACGAGGGAAAAGAATATACGCCTAAATCTTATTATGCGTCCTTGAAGCTGAATGCGAAGGATTATGTGTCGTTTTCTTCTTACACACATCACCCATTTTACGAGCCATTTATCTTACAGGTAGAGGACAACTGGGAAGAGGCTTCGATGTACAATTTGCCAATGGATGAAATGACGGAATTGGCGGAAACGGCCATCGAAAATGGTTATTCTATCGGTTGGGCTGCTGACGTTTCTGAAAAAGGATTCTCTTACCGTGATGGTTTGGCGATTGTTCCTGCAGAAGGAATCAGCATCAAAAAATCAGGAAATGACAATAAGAACTTCTCTGATGCTGGCGCGAAGAAATCATCAAGTGCTTTCGATACGCCTCAGCCAGAAATGAAAATTACGCAGGAAATGCGTCAGGAGGCTTATGATAATTACGAAACCACTGATGACCACGGAATGCATTTGACCGGCTTGGTGAAAGATCAGAATGGTAAAAAATACTTCTTGGTGAAAAACTCCTGGGGTAATGCCAACGATGTGGATGGATATTTCTTCGCATCTGAGCCTTATTTCAAATATAAAACAATGGACATCATGATGAATAAAAATGCTGTTCCTAAAAAATTGAAAAAGAAATTGGGGATTAAGTAA